GGTCTTCAGATGGCTTTTCTTAAAGCGCAGGATGACAAGCACAAACTCTCAACCTTCCACACCCTGTCCAATTTACCTTTTTCAACCCTTCCACCTGGTGCAACTCAGTTTTGAGCAGAGAGGCGGTATCTTTCTCTTGTTGCAACTCTTTCTGAAGAGCTTGTCTTTGCTCTTTTTCTGACTTCAGCTCTTTCTCGAGACTGgagctgtttttaaaaaaggagatggTTTTAACTGGAAATTATTATATTATGGAATACAATTCAAACCTTGGACTAGTGCAAGCCAAATGGAAAGTCACCTGAAGTCTTATTTCCTGAGCTGGGAAGTTCTATTTCTCAGTGATACTTCTAATCATTCCACTTTCCCCTAAAACTTAAGAGCTTCTATAACCTTAACCTGGGAGAAAGCTAATGGCTTTCTGTTATCAAGTGCTAAAAAAGGGTAAATAAAGAAACCCTTATGCTGACCTGGGAACCTAGAGAGAATAACTGATGAGAACATAGGTTAGAAAGAGGCAAAAAGGTAAACCTCAGAGTTTTTAGATAGGAAACAAGGTggttttggagaagagaagaaaaacaatacTCTGATGGAAAGGAAACTTATAGAACTtactgttttatttgttttatgtaCTACTCTTGAATCCCACTTAAATGAGTAAGTAAAAAGTAAGTAAAAAGTTAAAAGTAAGTGCCTTACTTTTGTGCTGTGCACTAGGACATGGGCTCTGGTAATGGTGACTTAGGGAGTAACTGTTACATCACAATTAGTCAGATGCCGGTTGCTGTTCCCAGGGTCCACAccttctgtcctctcctccccccaaattaAGCAGTAGCAGTTGGGGATTATCTACCATTGTTTGTCCAGTTGGGAGAGTTGCTGTTGTAGGGTTTCAACTTTGCCACCAAATTCTTGCTTCAGTTTGTTGTTTCTCTCTTCAGCACTCTGCCTGGCCTTTTCAGAGTGTTGTAATCTAGACCAAAATATGAAAAGATATACAAGTCTAAACTAGCATTCAGAAAATAGGTGAAGTAAAAGAATAGGTGAATTTTTGCTTCACAGAACTAGGTATCTCCAATTTCACAGATATCCAGAGACTTTCTAGTAAGCATCAGGTGATATCCATTACGTacctctcttccatttctttcatggCAGACATTGCTTGATTGGTTTTTCCTTCATAAGATATGATTGCTTCATTCTTCTGTTGTAAGCAGCTCTCTGCATTCTAGATAGAAAAAAGTTAAATTCAGAGAACTAAACgagataatgtatatatttatctggTGCGTTGTAAATCATAAAATGCTGTATAGATGTTAGCTATAATCATAAATATTAACAGTCTATAATATGTCAGAGAATCAACCCAAATCAAAAGCTTTGGAATACCTACTTAAAATATATTCTTATTGTCTTATTTTCCTACCCCTTTAAAAAGTATAGCATTAATTGCTGAGTGTCAGAGTCCTGGCAAATATCTGGGCAAATCTCGGTTTTACAGACAGGAAGGGGATGAAGGAGGAGGTTAAGTGGTCTCGAGGCTGTGATCACCAAAGGTTATTTTGCCGCTTTGCTTTCACCACTAGAGTGCACTCTCCTCATTGGAAATGATAAACTCCATAGGCTTGTTTcaattgagaaaaaaacaaagtggCATCACTGAGCACTTTGGTGGAGAGGAAAGATGGCGAATGCAGGGCCTGTATGAGAAGTAAGGAGGGGGAGAGTCTGTCAAAGAGGAGGCTAAAGAAACAGTCACCATGGCAGCTCTTGGGGgcattcttttatttgagtccCAAGGCACAGAATGGGCAGCTGGATGATAAGTGGCTCAAACAGACTTGAACTAAACAGGTTGAAATCTGACTTAAAGTtcagagagaagcaaagaaaggaactGGTAATCCTAGAATGCCTCACTTAGTATGCCCATGGCGAGAATCCAAGGAGAGGAAGGATAAATCTACCGGATTCTGTTAACTAGCATTGTttatatgaaatatttctttatgatgggttctttttcattttggaggAGAAATTTCTGTAGCTTTAATAGGTATACAAGTCTAAAGAGATATTCATTTAATGGCTACCATGTTAATGGAATTTAGAGGAGGAGACATCTGGGCCCTGAATGATCACTGAAAATAGGTTCCAGAAGAGACATTTCTAAATCTTTGCAGCTCAATAAACTAATAAGGATTCATTTTACAGTGATGTCTCTaatatgagaaagaaaggaggaaagagagagacaaagaaggagtgggggaaaaaaaaagtcctagttCATTAGCATGGTTACTCCTATCAATGTCTTTGACAAAGATATTAAGGGAAGTGAAAGAGGAACCATAACGAAACATGATTTTCCATGGTTATTTATATAACAAAGAAGGAAGTAAAACTTTTGTGTTTTAGAAAGGATAATTCTGAATTAACAGGATCAACATATGAGGCATGTAAGCAAGACAGGATTATTTGAAAGTCAGCACAATTCAGTGGACAATTTGAATGGTTTCCATCTAATCAAGGCATATTCTTTTCAGCAAAGGCCCACTCTTGTGTGCCTGCCATTTCTGTACTTGatccccccacctccatcccccctTGGGTGAAGAGAGGGAAAGGCTGTGTGGGTATCTTCCGCATAAAAGGAAAGCTTAACATGGACTGaaatggaaaaatttggaaaCCAAACACTAAGTTAATAAAAATCTACTTATATGTGATTGGTCTTGAACAATTAGAATTCCAAGCAGAAGTGACCAGACCATAGAGAGAATAAAAGAAGGCACTCTAACGTACCTGgcaaagagcaaagaaaaaggatgTCTGAGAAATAATGAGGTCTGAGTTACCATGTGCCATTTGGATGTACTGACTTCAATTACAAAGTTGATTTCTACCTGAGCTTTATGAAACATCTGCAAGTTAATTGCTTTGACTTCTTCCAGCTGTTGGCGAAGAGCAACCAGTGTGTCTTGTTTTTCATGTGTATCCTTTTCTAGCAGTTTCATTGCAATCTCCATTTCTGTTTTCATTCCAATTTGCAgctccagttctttctctagttccTTAGGAGGAAGAGATTCACAAGGAAATCACTACTTCAAGTATATCACGGGAAATCATCTAGTTTAATTTCTGCATGCTGCCCTTCTGGGTCAATGCCAAGGATATCAGTGCTTAATATTGTAAACATTCACTGTGCTTCCATGTCCACTTTAAAGCCACAACAATCATTCATTATGGAATCACAAGGCTGAAGAAGAGTCAGGAAGGTCATATACGACACGGCAGGCAAGGTTATAATACACTTTCTTCGCGTAATGTATTATATGTTTGTAAGCAAAACTGGCTCTGCATCATGCCAACAAAATACTGGTGATTGTTCATGTGACTGACAAAATAAACCTTCCTTTAAATTTCTGCCACTGTCTCTACTTTCCCAGTCGAGCAGCTCAATCCATTCTTGGAACTACGTGCTGAATTATTAAAAACGCATCACAGGGAGAGGGGTGAGTTTCTTCTGCACCTGTCCTGGTGTCACACACTCACCATTCggactctcttttcctctttcagctGTTTCCATACATCACTATACATTTCATCCAGGCCTTGTCGGGTTTGTTTGTAAGTCTCAAGCTCTACCTTTGTATCCTGTTTTGTTACCTGTGTCAAATACAAATATTAGAGTATTCCAGAGAACAActctttttgcttatttatttcaATACAGTTACTAAATGGGATGAatgaattctaattttaaggagcTGAAATCCTGCCTAAAACCATGATAATTAAATTTCatattacaaaaggaaaaaagaacaaacattCACAGGTTTAATATAATTAGACAACCAATCTAGGTAAATGAATCAAAAGTTATCTGGAAGTCAAAACTAATGTAATGTAggaatatttctttctggttatCTATCTAGTTATCTTTCCAGCCTCTGAttaaatgaagagaaaggaacCATATAAAACCATTTTCCATTCCCACTTAAAGGGACAGGGAATGGTTTCAGCATTCTCCTTCACATTTGTTTCCTCTTGTAGTGGCTCCCAAAACAATTTGGAAACAAGTTACTCTATAATTCCTAACAGATGAAGTACGGCCAGTGTGATGGTTGGGAGATGCCCTGGGCGGTCTTCCACAAGCCAGAGCAGAATTTCCCCTGGAGCAACTTCAAGGATACGATCCTTACTCAGCTCCAAGAGAAGAGCTTGCTGGATAAAAACATGCTTATTTTCTGTAGCCAGTTTTCTAGGTCCAACTTCTAACCTCTACACTCTTTTCACTTCTTTCCCGGATtaattcattttgttcttttaactGTCGCTGTTCTTCTTGAAGTGAATCGATCCGATCTGTAGCTGCTGAAAGCTGgtcaagaaaggaaaagaattttagTGCAGACATGAATTTAAATAACTGAAATTCACATATAATTTAAGATACTAAGTTAGATACAAAGTACACAAATCTTCCCATTCATGTAACAGCAGCAGGATCATAGATGAGGGACATCAGAGTCCTAGAGGGGAAATCTGCCTAAGGCCATTTAGCGAAGTCGGGAAACTCCTTTTACTATTACTGTGACATTcacctttttaattctttttaaaaatattcttagagGTCAGGGATCAGATTTGAGATCTGGAAGGTTATCTTATGTCACAAATGAAAGAGAACAGTTTTTGAACATATCTTCTTTTGTCTCCTGTTGCCATTAAGCTCACAGAACTGGCAGCTTTTGCTAAAAGGATATTAATTAGTTGGtgttttaaagtaaaaatttaaatttcaagTAGCAGAATTTGAGTTACCAATGTATACAGAAACTTGAGGACTTAAAATCTCAGGTAGGCAAGGTTCAGCACTGAGAAATTATTCAAACAGATTaacaagttaaaaaaacaaaaaaccaaacaaccacCCTTTCTTTTAACAGTTGTATATAGGGAAAATGAGGATTACccaaagaaagataatttcttcGATCAGCAAGGAAGGCTTAAAGACCTGCTAGGTATGTTAGGTATAAATACACGAGCCGgccctcctcatccctgcctcaGAATAAATGTAGGGAAAAGTACAAGAAGAGAGAATCTGACAAATCTTGGGGCATTTCCCTAATCTTCCCTCCTACCATATGGTGATGGTAAGAGTTTCACTTGGGAAGTTCATAAACCAAATTATGAAAAGAAGTGAATCACTCAGTCTCAACATTTAACCAAAACTCCTAGTTGCCAAATAACATGGCATTTGATGATCAGAGAAACTAACTGTGTACTCTTGGCTAGAGTCACTTTGTCCAACGTAAGACAAAGGGCTTTCAGAATTCTCTTCTTACAATGATAGAGAACAGAGAGTAAATAACATCCACAAGTTATTCCAAATGGTACCTTAACTGGCTAATCTCTTGAAATTCAACAGTCACAAGTATTTGAGCTACACTTGCTCTTGGTAACATCTGAAAAGTGGAATGTGTGCACCAATTTCCTAAATCTTGCGGCTGGATCCACTGGCCAATGACAGAATTCTAGCCGGTATAAAATTTCTTTTCAATTCTTCTAACTGATGAACTAGTGCAAACTGACTAATGATTCCACACTTAATGCATATTTATCAATAAAAATACTGGAAAGCATTTTTCCCAACCCCTCAGAACAGCAGGATGAAGATGCCTAAGCAGACAGGGACAGCTACCTGAAGAAAGGTTCACAAACAGTTGAGAATGCCATCTCCTGCTAAGAGAGGAGACAAGATGGCTTATCATGTCCACAAAGGAGTATCTGCCTGGCAGCAGGTAGAAAACTTTCGCCTCTTCCTCATCCCTTGATCTTCCTGTCCTCTCATTTTCCACTTCCTATGTAAGAGACAAGAGAAAGACCATGCTATGGAGAGATTGGTCAAGTCttgtaataaattcttgttgacttgacttaattTGACTTAGTTCCATGCTTCCAAGAGGCAGGTATTCTGGAAGGGGTAGGCTAGGGTATTTGTACCTCTCAACAAATGTTATAACTTGATACAAAGGGTGGGTGTATAATGTATTATCTATAATTCTATGCCACAAATTGGATTAAAGAACAACAAACAAGAAACTGCCCAAACAGTAAAGCCACAGGCTGTCCACTGAAATCCCGCTCTAATGTCTTTTTATGGCATGGAGGAACCCTGGGTTCTTAAGTGAAGCTTTAGAAGGCCCtactaagctggaaaggcttcaagtgtaGATCTGGCCATAGACTATCAtctaaggaccagcctagctacaTTTGGAGAGGCTCCTAAACCTTGGTAAACTACTAggggctttttttttggtgggtctAGATTTCTGACTTAGTTTAGTGTATACTTCATCAATCAACAACTTTTCTGTTAACTTACAGACGTAAGAGAATCTCGTAGGGCACTATGACAATTTAAATGACTCTTAAAGTCATATGGCTAGaatgtgtcaaaggtgggacttgaatcctggtcttcctgactctgaggatgGCTCTTATCTGCTGCCAAATCAAAGGAACAAGAGCCATAATAGTGGAAGTTGCTAAGGGTGGGACACAGACTTCGGAGGTAAGGTTTTCTAGACAGTAATCCCATGTAGGGCTTAAAACAATCTTTACCCACTGGAAACTCAGtaacacagcaacaacaacaaccatttattaaacatgtaacATACATGAAGCTCTGTGCTAagatgctgggggtggggaagatagaGAAGATATAACCCTTATCTTTGAGGTACTCACAATATACAACATTATATAATAATGTATCAGAAAGCTATAaaataaagtgctatgtgaggtcTGAAAGGGAAGGTGGTTCCTAATatggaagcaaaagaaaaatctgAGGTGTTCCGGAGGAGGTAACATTTAAATGTGCTATAAAAGAATACAAAGGAGTTCAGTtggtgaagagagggagggatggcaTTTCAGAAATGAGGGCTGGCTCCTACAAAGGCATAGAAGTATGTGAGCAATGTGCATTTTGGGGGGCAGAGAGTCCAGTGTGGCTGGAACAGTGcgtgaaaggaggggaggaacaGGACATAAGGCTGAAGAGGTGGTGTGTGGTACCACACTGTGGAGGCcctagagaaggagaagaagagaagcctGAACTTGACACAGGAGGCAATAGGGAGGTACTGAAGATTTCTGGGAAGAAGAGTGACAAGCCCAAATCTATCTGTACAAAAAGTGTATTATCAGTAGTATGgttgggtgagagaggagaaaataaaaagggaaagaccTGTAAGAAAGAGAATGCTCTAGCACACAGCATATAGTCAGAGTGGGAGGCAGTGTGACTGGGACGAATATGCAAACTGTTTTGGAGATGGACCTGGCAGATGACTACATATGAGAAGTGAGGGAAGGTCAAAGATATTCACAAAGTTATAAATGTTGTAGGTCAAGTGAATGGTTGTGTGCCATAGACACAAATAGTGAAGTCAGAAGACAGGTAGGTTTGGAGGAGATATGACTTTGGTTTGGGGCAGGTTAACTTTGAGATGCTGGTAGGATTGATAGGTAGAGAGGACCTGGAGGCAGCTGAAGATGTGAGTCTGGATTTCAGGAGTTTTCTACACTAGAAAAACTGATTTGGGTGTTATTTGCATAGAGACAGTACTTGATGCTAAGGGCGTAAATGAGACTgccaaaagaaagaatgaaggacaagaaaACAGGGGGAGAACTTACTCTAACGGGtagagaagaagatgaagagccAATGAAAGCAACAAGGTATGGTAAGGGatgtaggaggaaaaccagtAGAGTACAGTATCTTTGAAATTAGAGGAAGGGGAGCACCTAGTAGgaggaatcataggatcacatattTTTTAGAGCTCGAAGGGGTGGAATGTCAATAGCTacaaagatgtaaaggaagatgAAGACTCAAAAAAGGCCACCAGTGAATCTGGTGCTTAGAGCCACTGGTGACTTTGAGAAAACAGATTCAATACTGCTCAAATCACGTTGCAAAAAGTTGAGAAAAGAAGAGTAGGtagtgaaaggaaaaggaatagcTGGTTTAGAGAACTTTTAAAACAGGTTtaacaggaaggagagaaatgggaGAGTAGCTAGTTGGACAAGCTTTCCTGGAAGTGGAGAGATTTGAACATGTTTGTAGGCTAAGGGGAAAGATGGCTAGGGATAAAAGTGCATCTTTGTAGAAGGAGGAGATAACTGCTAGAGGAAGACCCCAGAAGATGTGGGAGAAAATCAGGATCAAGTAAATCTTGACAAATCAAAATCATTTCAGGTAACTGTAActtcaatacttaaaaaaattattgttacaAACCTCTTCTTGAAGTTTTGAATTGGTCTTTTCTAGAAAATCTATCTTGGCCTGGAGATCCCCGACAGTGCAGCTGGAATAAAAAGATTCAAGACTGAACCTGTGGCACACTCAACGTTCACAGCTTCGTATGCTGAGTCAAGGCAAGAATTCTCCCCCTTGGTTTTAGAATAGCTCAGGATGTTTCCAATGACCTAGAGCAGTGGCGGGGAACTTTCAGCCttaaggccacctgtggcctctcaaaatgatttgttctgtaaaatttggattcagccaaagggccacaaGTGGCTttaaggcctcaggttccccacccctgacctagattGAAGGGAAGAGTCTTATGAACTTTCTCTGTCCTCCTCTCTCGTTACCTTATTGTTTAAAATTACAGTtatttttttgaggaggtgaaAGCTGGAGTATGGGTTTGAAATCTAACGATAgggaatagcaaaaaaaaaaaaaaaaatttggcctTTCCAACAAGTTTCGACAATAAAAGTAAATTTATCTGTAAGATACACATGAATTTCACTTACTTGCTACAAATGTCCAAGGTATACTTGACATAATTTTATTTGCTACAAATAGTATGTTATAAAGCTCACCAAAACTGATTCAAATGACATAGACAGAACATAGGCCAGCTATTTCCACCCCATAAGAGAGTATTTTTAAGACATGAGCTGCCATTCAGATCAGTTTCTGTACTGCTGTGAACTGAATGCCAGCCTGAAAAGAAGACATCGCCATGCCTACCATATGTGGGTCTGTATATGTTGACTGTTGTCTACAACTCAGAAGAACTGCACAACTGGGAAACAAAAGACTGAGTGCCTAACCTAGAGCTGAAGGTATCTGGCATAATACTGAAGAATCCATTATCCTGCTAGTCTCTCTTTTGAAACTTCATTTTATGACTTGTACAACACTAGCCAAAAAGACTGTTTGTAAAGGACACTAGAAACTATTTCCCAAGAGGTAATTAAATCACTTAATTCCATACAATTCAATTGCTTTTGCAGACTGAAAATACACAAAAGCTAGAAAGAGGCTTCTTCAAAAAAGTATGAAATTATGGTAACATTTTTAGGGAATTTTCTTTGGAAACAAAGATCTTGTGAAAGGAAAATTAACAATTACAATTGTAAATTTAGAACAATTTTtcatgaaaaaatgaaagcaaactagaaatttttacaaaatgctttgtgtAATAGTAAAAGCTCACATTTACACAATGCTTTAAGTTTCACAAAGCGCTTTCTTTCTAAAAGCTCTGTAAAGTAGATCATAGTACAagtattgttatcttcattttgcagaagaaaaagATTCAGAGAAAAGTGATGTGCCTAATgagcaatgaaaataaaaaataactgagTCCTACCTTAAGTGTCTGTTAAGTTCTTCCACATAATTCTTCTGATCAAGGACATCAGTAATTCTTTCATgtctgtttttaaagaaaagagattCCTTAATTCATTGGTTAttcctcattttcattctctATTCACCCCAAAACAACTACCTCACATAAAAGGCATTATCTCCAGTGGTTTTCTAAAAGAAAACCACTAAGTCacaatatttagaaagaatgctggagaaCAAGTGTCCATCTTCCAAACTAATGAATGGTACCAGCtagtgaaggaaaaagaaagcaagggaagggaaaaggcagGGTTAGAATGAATTATTGGTGAAGTCCTATACTAGAGCTATTAGTAACGAAACTTGCACTATTAAAGAGTCTCAGAAAATGGGATGAAAATTAATACCATATCACAGAGTTATGAATACTGTGACTTTTATGGCCagtgttaaaaatattttccccatccttTGTTAAGGGTAAATAAAGGAAAGTGAAAGTAGAAAAATCCTACAGGAATAGTAACAAACtgtataataaaatatgaaagagTGAGAGACAATGTCTATCCTCCCTGAACCAGTTCCAAATTTCTACTGAAAAAGTGACTGTGGTTAACCAGTCATTGAGGTATTCAAAGCCTCTATGATTTGATTCATAAGCTTGTCTCCCGCTATTTGgtgagatctgggagtcatcataCTGCTTTGTGAATGGCCCAGACTCAAAGGCTTTAACTTGGCCCTCTTTTTTGGCCGTGTTGGAAGATTTGTGGAGAGGGCTCATCTTCTCATTCGGAATATATATTTGTTAAAGCCCAGAAACGGTTACAGAGCTAGCATTtgcatttaaaatttcaaaatgtcAGCTATATGTTTAGTGAaaactcatttatttaaaaatgtggAACTGGTTCACAGTGAGGATCAACATTACCTCAAAAATAACACCAGACATTTTGATGGGGCTTTCACAGACATGAAGGACTTTTcacatccattatttcatttgatcctcacaagaagtCTGGGAGGTGGATAGGGCAGGGAATACAGAAGAGGTCCTCAAGAatctaagaggttaagtgatttgctgaaggcATCTGGTTATGATGTTCAAGTAAGAATTAGAAACCTGGTCATCTCGAGCCTTCTCTGCATTCTCTCGAGCCTAAATGCTTTTCTCAAACATTTTGGGTTGAGTTCATTAGAGCTTAGAGAATCTAGTTCCGTCACTTCATtatacagatgtgaaaactgagactcaaagtgggggggaggggaggtgtagTAACAAGCTATAAAGGTAGCAAGTGGCCAATGGAGGCCTctaagccaggtcttctgacttctttTCGGTCATGCTTTCTACTGCACCAAGGTATTTTGTGCTCTACCACAATATTTGCTAGAATTCCATTATAAAGAATATTTGACTGTGTACATACTCTCTGTCACCATCAATATCCTGAACATCCTTAAGATATAAGGAAAAATCGATCACTCCGACCTGGtcaaaaaaaacacacacacacacaagtttagACAACTCTTCCTGTAAAGAAAAATCTAAGATggcattttgtattttctatacCAGTCATTATCTTCATAATTTAGCTTGAACACTTAAATTCCTGTCcccttaaaataattattttccctGGTACATGAATTTTGCTAACAATAAggatcaagaaataaaaatatgtccTGTTGTAAACGATGActtcttttaaaacaaatgatTTGCATGACTCCTCCAGAAAGTGATCACAGGTaatggagctggaagggtcttcagagatcatttagacCACCCCTCAGGAAGGCAAAGTGACAACCAAATAGACTCACAAAGTTTCTGCGAACAAAGTCCCACTTGAATGAAGTTAGCCTGGTTGTTAAAGAAGTGGGGAAAAATTCTGATTTCCTTGGTACTTGTCAGTGGCTCATGAAAAAGTAGTAGTGGTGCTATCTCTGGCAGAGAGCTTTTCATGAGCCAACCAAGACCATACTCTGGGAACTCTCATGGAAGTTCCCTGTCTTTTGGGAGTCTCTTGGGAGTGTGGAAAAGGGCTGCTGAGGCCTGGCTGCAGGAGGCCTTCATGGCAATGGGTGGTAGATTATTGTGAGAGAAGTGAGGATGCTCTATGAAGAACTACATCTGTCTGTACATCATCTGCTCAGAAGGGAGTCCATACAGATATTATGAGAACCCACGTCACTAGAAGGCATCTTTTTccaccaaaagaaaaattactatAGTAATGTAATCCCTGTTAAATGACTTTATATTCTGAGTCAGACATAGAccaattttttttgaagttaagAGTCAATTTTcattacagaatcataggatctaaGCACTAGAAAGGGCttccaaggccatctagtccaatcagtACCAAAGAGTCCCTTCTACAGCACTCTAGGCATTGGCTATCCAGCTTCTACTAAGAAGAAACATGACTCTCCATACCTGTCttatttgggggagaggggtgaagggcatgggaagaagagagaaattattctgaatttaaacaccaaaaaatagAGCCTTTCTATATATACAAAGCAGAATACAAAAAAGAGGATtctatatgaaactatgaatctccaTTGCATATTGACGGCATACTCCAAACCTATATATATAGGCAACCCTTTCTATTTCTGAGTAGCTTTagttcttaggaagtttttcatttCATCAAGCTAAGTCTCCCTCCCTGCAACTTGTACCCACTCTTCCTGTTCAGCCCTCTAGTGCTGATTGTGCAATAAGAAGTCTAATCTCTAATTCCACTTgtacatgacaacccttcaaatacttaaaagaatACCATCTCATCCCCTCTAGATTTACACCAGGCCAaagcattt
This region of Trichosurus vulpecula isolate mTriVul1 chromosome 3, mTriVul1.pri, whole genome shotgun sequence genomic DNA includes:
- the RUFY1 gene encoding RUN and FYVE domain-containing protein 1 isoform X2, which encodes MMEERSNLMNMMKLSIKVLIQSALSLGRSLDADYAPLQQFFVVMEHCLKHGLKVKKSFIGQNKSFFGPLELVEKLCPEASDIATSVKNLPELKTAVGRGRAWLYLALMQKKLADYLKVLIDNKHLLSEFYEPEALMMEEEGTVIVGLLVGLNVLDANLCLKGEDLDSQVGVIDFSLYLKDVQDIDGDREHERITDVLDQKNYVEELNRHLSCTVGDLQAKIDFLEKTNSKLQEELSAATDRIDSLQEEQRQLKEQNELIRERSEKSVEVTKQDTKVELETYKQTRQGLDEMYSDVWKQLKEEKRVRMELEKELELQIGMKTEMEIAMKLLEKDTHEKQDTLVALRQQLEEVKAINLQMFHKAQNAESCLQQKNEAIISYEGKTNQAMSAMKEMEERLQHSEKARQSAEERNNKLKQEFGGKVETLQQQLSQLDKQCSSLEKELKSEKEQRQALQKELQQEKDTASLLKTELHQVEGLKKELQKLYEKKEELQKICEEQEQALQEMGLHLSQSKLKMEDIKEVNKALKGHTWLKDDEATYCKQCEKEFSISRRKHHCRNCGHIFCNTCSSNELALPSYPRPVRVCDACHTLLLQRYSSSSS